The following proteins come from a genomic window of Corallococcus sp. NCRR:
- a CDS encoding ABC transporter permease, whose protein sequence is MNILETLVLALRALLRSKTRSVLTALGIIIGVGAVIAMVAIGDGAKASVQKVFDSMGTNLLIILPGSSKSGGARGGFGSQPTITWDDLEAVRTQVPSVRGAAPEMRSNAQVFSEDQNWNTSIIGTTTDYFTVRSWTMAKGAHFTDADNEAGAKVAVLGQTVVDNLYGKGFNPVGQVIRINKTPFTVMGVTAPKGQSPVGQDFDNTVFVPATTFKRQVQAQSLGAYITGAVFVQAASADLTAKAQADVTSLLRERHRLGEDDANDFDVRNLAEVASGQQQSTETLSLLLAAIAAVSLVVGGIGIMNIMLVSVTERTREIGVRVAVGARPRDILAQFLIEALTLAVLGGIIGAAVGLGVAKLLAAQFGWPMLVRPDVALLAIGFSGLVGVVFGLYPARKASLLDPIDALRYE, encoded by the coding sequence ATGAACATCCTGGAGACGCTCGTCCTGGCGCTGCGCGCGCTGTTGCGCAGCAAGACGCGCTCGGTGCTCACCGCGCTGGGCATCATCATTGGCGTGGGCGCGGTCATCGCCATGGTGGCCATTGGCGACGGCGCGAAGGCCAGCGTGCAGAAGGTCTTCGACTCCATGGGCACCAACCTGCTCATCATCCTGCCGGGCTCGTCCAAGTCCGGCGGCGCGCGCGGCGGCTTCGGCAGCCAGCCCACCATCACCTGGGACGACCTGGAGGCCGTGCGCACGCAGGTGCCCAGCGTGCGCGGCGCCGCGCCGGAGATGCGCTCCAACGCGCAGGTGTTCAGCGAGGACCAGAACTGGAACACCAGCATCATCGGCACCACGACGGACTACTTCACCGTGCGCAGCTGGACCATGGCCAAGGGCGCGCACTTCACGGACGCGGACAACGAGGCGGGCGCGAAGGTGGCGGTGCTGGGCCAGACGGTGGTGGACAACCTCTACGGCAAGGGCTTCAACCCCGTGGGGCAGGTCATCCGCATCAACAAGACGCCCTTCACCGTGATGGGCGTGACGGCGCCCAAGGGCCAGTCGCCCGTGGGCCAGGACTTCGACAACACGGTGTTCGTGCCGGCCACCACGTTCAAGCGGCAGGTGCAGGCGCAGAGCCTGGGCGCGTACATCACCGGCGCGGTGTTCGTGCAGGCCGCCAGCGCGGACCTCACGGCCAAGGCGCAGGCGGACGTGACCAGCCTGCTGCGCGAGCGTCACCGGCTGGGCGAGGACGACGCCAACGACTTCGACGTGCGCAACCTGGCGGAGGTGGCCAGCGGTCAGCAGCAGAGCACGGAGACGTTGAGCCTGCTGCTCGCGGCCATCGCGGCGGTGTCGCTGGTGGTGGGCGGCATCGGCATCATGAACATCATGCTGGTGAGCGTCACCGAGCGCACGCGCGAGATTGGCGTGCGCGTGGCGGTGGGCGCGCGGCCGCGAGACATCCTGGCGCAGTTCCTCATCGAGGCGCTGACGCTGGCGGTGCTGGGCGGCATCATCGGCGCGGCCGTGGGCCTGGGCGTGGCGAAGCTGCTCGCCGCGCAGTTCGGCTGGCCCATGCTGGTCCGTCCTGACGTCGCGCTGCTGGCCATCGGGTTCAGCGGCCTGGTTGGGGTCGTCTTCGGGCTGTACCCGGCGCGCAAGGCGAGCCTGTTGGATCCCATTGATGCACTGAGGTACGAGTGA
- a CDS encoding ABC transporter ATP-binding protein, translated as MDADTKRAPPVIQLKNVVKVYKSGDVEVRALRGVDFTVESGEFVSIMGSSGSGKSTLMNILGCLDRPSSGEYLLNGREVARLDRDGLARVRNRTLGFVFQSFNLLARTTALENVELPMLYAGVPAKERRARAKEALERVGLGARLDHHPKQLSGGQQQRVAIARALVGRPRVILADEPTGNLDSRTTVEVMALFQQLQKEGLTLVLVTHEPDVAEYTQRIVVVKDGRIVNDRRQTPNPAVVPAEEVGT; from the coding sequence ATGGACGCGGACACGAAGCGGGCACCCCCCGTCATACAGCTCAAGAACGTGGTGAAGGTGTACAAGTCCGGCGACGTCGAGGTGCGGGCCCTGCGCGGCGTGGACTTCACGGTGGAGTCCGGGGAGTTCGTCTCCATCATGGGCTCCTCCGGTTCGGGCAAGTCCACGCTGATGAACATCCTGGGCTGCCTGGACCGGCCCTCCTCCGGTGAGTACCTGCTCAACGGCCGCGAGGTGGCCCGCCTGGACCGCGACGGCCTGGCGCGCGTGCGCAACCGCACCCTGGGCTTCGTCTTCCAGAGCTTCAACCTGCTGGCGCGCACCACCGCGCTGGAGAACGTGGAGCTGCCCATGCTGTACGCGGGCGTGCCCGCCAAGGAGCGCCGCGCGCGGGCGAAGGAAGCGCTGGAGCGCGTGGGGCTGGGGGCCCGGCTGGACCACCACCCGAAGCAGCTCTCCGGCGGTCAGCAGCAGCGCGTGGCCATCGCGCGGGCGCTGGTGGGGCGGCCCCGCGTCATCCTCGCGGACGAGCCCACGGGCAACCTGGACTCGCGCACCACGGTGGAGGTGATGGCGCTGTTCCAGCAGTTGCAGAAGGAGGGCCTCACGCTGGTGCTGGTGACGCACGAGCCGGACGTGGCCGAGTACACCCAGCGCATCGTGGTGGTGAAGGACGGGCGCATCGTGAACGACAGACGCCAGACGCCGAACCCGGCGGTGGTGCCCGCCGAGGAGGTGGGGACATGA
- a CDS encoding efflux RND transporter periplasmic adaptor subunit, giving the protein MKALSEMPREAPALAPVELDEDEGRKRGVPRWAWILAILVVAGAVVFWRMRAGSPSDAVTYDTTPAEARKLTAKVTATGTVAALVTVQVGSQVSGRIQELMVDYNSQVKKGQVIARIDPQLVQAALDRAKANMTAARANLQKARVNADVAKKQAVRSKELRAQQFISQSELETAESAAANGQAEVTAAEGSVAQAQAALNEAEVNLKYTTIVSPTDGIVISRSVDVGQTVAASLQAPVLFTIAEDLRKMQVNTSIAEADVGKLQPGQKATFTVDAFSGETFEGTIRQIRNEAITVQNVVTYLAVIDVPNPDLKLKPGMTANVTIVTQQKDQALSVPNTALRYRPAPSPNAAEQAPAQPPPAGMRTIYVLRRQPEQKPRPVAVNVRTGMTDGTFTEVVEGELKAGDRVITAANSPAGSTPSAAPSGGASPLGGPGGGRGMGGGRRGF; this is encoded by the coding sequence ATGAAGGCCTTGAGCGAGATGCCGCGGGAAGCGCCGGCCCTGGCGCCGGTGGAGCTGGATGAGGACGAGGGTCGCAAGCGGGGCGTGCCGCGCTGGGCCTGGATCCTGGCCATCCTGGTGGTGGCGGGCGCGGTCGTGTTCTGGCGCATGCGCGCTGGAAGCCCGTCGGACGCCGTCACCTACGACACGACCCCCGCCGAGGCCCGGAAGCTCACGGCCAAGGTGACGGCCACCGGCACCGTGGCGGCGCTGGTGACGGTGCAGGTCGGCAGCCAGGTGTCCGGTCGCATCCAGGAGCTGATGGTCGACTACAACTCCCAGGTGAAGAAGGGGCAGGTCATCGCCCGCATCGACCCGCAGCTGGTGCAGGCCGCGCTGGACCGGGCGAAGGCGAACATGACCGCCGCGCGCGCGAACCTCCAGAAGGCGCGCGTCAACGCGGACGTGGCGAAGAAGCAGGCCGTGCGCTCGAAGGAACTGCGCGCGCAGCAGTTCATCTCCCAGTCCGAGCTGGAGACGGCGGAGTCCGCCGCCGCCAACGGTCAGGCGGAGGTGACGGCCGCGGAGGGCTCGGTGGCCCAGGCGCAGGCCGCGCTCAACGAGGCGGAGGTGAACCTCAAGTACACGACCATCGTGTCGCCCACGGACGGCATCGTCATCTCGCGCAGCGTGGACGTGGGCCAGACGGTGGCCGCGTCCCTCCAGGCGCCCGTGCTCTTCACCATCGCGGAGGACCTGCGCAAGATGCAGGTCAACACCAGCATCGCGGAAGCGGACGTGGGCAAGCTGCAGCCCGGCCAGAAGGCCACCTTCACCGTGGACGCCTTCTCGGGGGAGACCTTCGAAGGCACCATCCGGCAGATCCGCAACGAGGCCATCACCGTGCAGAACGTGGTGACCTACCTGGCCGTCATCGACGTGCCGAACCCGGACCTGAAGCTCAAGCCGGGCATGACCGCCAACGTGACCATCGTCACGCAGCAGAAGGACCAGGCGCTCTCCGTGCCCAACACGGCCCTGCGCTACCGCCCGGCGCCGTCACCGAACGCGGCCGAGCAGGCTCCGGCACAGCCGCCCCCGGCCGGCATGCGCACCATCTACGTGCTGCGCCGCCAGCCGGAGCAGAAGCCGCGGCCGGTCGCCGTGAACGTGCGCACCGGCATGACGGACGGCACCTTCACGGAGGTGGTGGAGGGTGAATTGAAGGCGGGAGACCGCGTCATCACCGCGGCGAACTCGCCCGCGGGCTCCACGCCCTCCGCGGCTCCGTCCGGCGGCGCGAGCCCCCTGGGTGGCCCGGGCGGCGGCCGGGGCATGGGCGGCGGGCGCCGCGGCTTCTAG
- a CDS encoding HAMP domain-containing sensor histidine kinase: protein MRFFRLPMGLLPRIYLVGVIQIVLVGVSLMLARDLLRNESWRNRFDDELSYFLDEWSTLRDHPAALQASLARAQQRMGMQVTLRAADGTLLGNTRQEPAPALGAEELSAVTSRVTRSGPRGPIPGVGGGPGRLLVVSPFPGPIQVYASVSLPPPPPPPDGDRQTAIIVGLVLACTAITSVAFARTLAGPLEKLASAARAFGAGRLDVRAGLRRKDELGLVSEAFDEMAGRITQLLRSQKELLANVSHELRTPLSRIRVALDLAAEGDAQTARELLPDITEDLSELERLVSDVLTTSRLELVTEGASGVPPLRLERVDANALLDKAAARFHTARPKHRLEVQVDGTLPALEADPVLLRRVLDNLLDNAGKYSEPGTTVTLHARAAGDGLQVDIQDQGIGIEAQDLERVGTPFFRTDRSRARTTGGVGLGLALVRRILDAHHGRLTLESQPGQGTTARVVLPGVGAADTPEGRLAVGHLS from the coding sequence AACCGCTTCGACGACGAGCTGTCCTACTTCCTCGACGAGTGGTCCACCCTGCGCGACCACCCCGCCGCGCTCCAGGCGTCGCTGGCCCGCGCCCAGCAGCGCATGGGCATGCAGGTCACGTTGCGCGCCGCGGACGGGACGCTGCTCGGCAACACGCGGCAGGAGCCCGCGCCCGCGCTTGGCGCCGAGGAGCTCTCCGCCGTCACCTCCCGCGTCACCCGCAGCGGCCCGCGTGGACCCATCCCCGGAGTCGGTGGCGGCCCCGGCCGCCTGCTGGTGGTGAGCCCCTTCCCGGGCCCCATCCAGGTCTACGCCTCCGTGTCCCTGCCTCCGCCGCCTCCTCCTCCGGACGGCGACCGGCAGACGGCCATCATCGTGGGGCTCGTGCTGGCGTGTACCGCCATCACCTCCGTCGCCTTCGCGCGCACGCTCGCGGGCCCGCTGGAGAAGCTGGCCTCCGCGGCGCGCGCGTTTGGCGCGGGTCGGCTGGACGTGCGCGCGGGCCTGCGCCGCAAGGACGAGCTGGGCCTGGTGTCCGAGGCCTTCGACGAGATGGCCGGCCGCATCACCCAGCTCCTGCGCTCGCAGAAGGAGCTGCTCGCCAACGTGTCGCATGAATTGCGCACGCCGCTGTCGCGCATCCGCGTGGCGCTGGACCTGGCCGCGGAGGGCGACGCGCAGACGGCGCGCGAGCTGTTGCCCGACATCACCGAGGACCTGTCGGAGCTGGAGCGCCTGGTGTCGGACGTGCTCACCACGTCCCGCCTGGAGCTGGTGACGGAGGGCGCCAGCGGCGTGCCTCCCCTGCGCCTGGAGCGCGTGGACGCGAACGCGCTGTTGGACAAGGCCGCCGCCCGCTTCCACACCGCCCGGCCGAAGCACCGGCTGGAGGTCCAGGTGGACGGCACGCTACCCGCGCTGGAAGCAGACCCCGTGCTGCTTCGGCGCGTGTTGGACAACCTGCTCGACAACGCGGGGAAGTACTCGGAGCCCGGCACCACAGTGACGCTGCACGCCCGGGCGGCGGGCGACGGCCTCCAGGTGGACATCCAGGACCAGGGCATCGGCATCGAAGCGCAGGACCTGGAGCGCGTGGGCACGCCCTTCTTCCGCACCGACCGCAGCCGCGCCCGCACCACCGGCGGCGTGGGCCTGGGGCTGGCGCTGGTGCGCCGCATCCTGGACGCGCACCACGGCCGCCTCACGCTGGAGAGCCAGCCCGGCCAGGGCACCACCGCGCGGGTCGTGCTCCCCGGAGTGGGAGCGGCGGACACACCGGAAGGCCGCCTCGCCGTGGGTCATCTTTCGTAA